In Desulfofundulus kuznetsovii DSM 6115, the following are encoded in one genomic region:
- a CDS encoding peptidoglycan D,D-transpeptidase FtsI family protein — translation MQGRRLVILFSLFLFCFAFLLLHLAVIQLGRGSEYAFLALERETRSVLLEEYPRGEILDRRLQPLTGSFDANRVVVFPGLIRDRQAVITSLAGILGLPVGKIAPYFDGQPCYLPFSLTPGQVKAIREHQWPGVLVLPVHLRYGPTPLAAGVVGYLGRVQSREVLDALSVNSRKSYSLSDWVGQAGLEKYYEGELKATRPKSAARLFVDAAGRPIPGLGLAVDLQSVDPGRQHLVTTLDARIQRVVEEIMDRRIKKGAVVVMEPHTGDILALASRPVYDPRPHNLPEYLALGEKGTFTDQTTALFTPGSVFKVVVAAAALAEGIVNPGSQFNCRGSLDQPVRCWYDPGHGVISFSRAFAESCNPVFARVGLELGAGKLIEYAGRFGLDNQTITGYPVPRDGRQNWQLVAAPHNLVNSSLGQGPVLATPVQITAMMSVIVNDGVYIQPRLVRELRNDAGQVTRSFPLGPSHRAIPASTAAQVREMLQLVTTEGVGRQAYVPGYGSAGKTGSAQVDGRGKVNAWFTGYAPLQDPRYVVTVLVQEGISGGETAAPVFREIVEKILTLPPE, via the coding sequence GTGCAGGGAAGGCGCCTGGTCATCCTTTTTTCCCTTTTCCTGTTTTGCTTTGCCTTTTTGCTTCTCCACCTGGCCGTTATTCAGCTGGGGCGGGGGAGTGAGTATGCCTTTTTAGCCCTGGAAAGGGAAACCCGGTCGGTACTTCTGGAAGAATACCCCCGGGGAGAAATCCTGGACCGGCGTTTACAACCCTTGACCGGCAGTTTTGATGCCAACCGGGTGGTGGTTTTTCCCGGGTTGATCCGGGACAGGCAGGCGGTCATTACCTCCCTGGCCGGGATTTTGGGGTTGCCGGTGGGGAAAATAGCCCCATATTTTGACGGACAGCCCTGTTATTTACCCTTTTCCCTCACCCCCGGCCAGGTAAAGGCCATCCGGGAGCACCAATGGCCCGGTGTTCTGGTGTTGCCGGTCCACTTGCGCTACGGCCCCACACCCCTGGCCGCCGGCGTGGTCGGTTACCTGGGACGGGTGCAGTCAAGAGAAGTGCTGGACGCCTTGAGTGTCAACAGCCGGAAGAGCTACAGTTTGAGCGACTGGGTCGGCCAGGCCGGCCTGGAAAAATATTACGAAGGTGAACTCAAGGCCACCCGGCCCAAAAGTGCCGCCCGGCTCTTCGTTGATGCCGCCGGCAGGCCCATACCGGGACTGGGCCTTGCTGTTGATCTCCAGTCGGTGGATCCGGGACGGCAACACCTGGTTACCACCCTGGACGCCAGGATCCAGCGGGTGGTGGAGGAAATAATGGACCGGCGGATAAAGAAGGGGGCAGTGGTGGTTATGGAACCCCATACCGGGGACATCCTGGCCCTGGCCAGCCGCCCCGTTTACGATCCCCGTCCCCACAACCTGCCTGAATACCTTGCTCTAGGTGAAAAAGGAACCTTTACCGATCAGACCACGGCCCTGTTCACTCCGGGTTCGGTATTCAAGGTGGTGGTGGCCGCTGCCGCCCTGGCGGAAGGAATTGTTAATCCCGGCAGCCAGTTTAATTGCCGGGGGAGTCTGGACCAGCCTGTACGCTGCTGGTATGATCCCGGTCACGGTGTCATTAGTTTTAGCCGGGCCTTTGCCGAATCCTGCAACCCGGTGTTTGCCCGGGTGGGATTGGAACTGGGAGCAGGGAAACTCATTGAATACGCCGGCCGTTTCGGGCTGGATAATCAAACGATTACCGGTTATCCTGTACCCAGGGATGGGCGTCAGAACTGGCAGCTGGTTGCCGCACCCCACAACCTGGTCAATAGCAGTTTGGGTCAGGGGCCGGTGCTGGCCACTCCGGTACAAATTACGGCCATGATGAGTGTTATCGTTAACGACGGTGTGTATATTCAACCACGTCTGGTGCGGGAGTTGCGCAACGACGCCGGTCAGGTGACCCGTTCTTTCCCCCTGGGGCCCAGTCACAGGGCCATTCCCGCCTCCACGGCCGCCCAGGTAAGGGAGATGTTGCAACTGGTGACCACGGAAGGTGTTGGCCGCCAGGCCTACGTGCCGGGTTATGGCAGTGCCGGGAAGACCGGCTCTGCCCAGGTGGACGGCCGGGGTAAGGTAAATGCCTGGTTTACCGGTTATGCTCCCCTGCAAGATCCCCGTTATGTAGTGACGGTTCTGGTGCAGGAAGGGATCAGCGGGGGAGAAACGGCCGCTCCGGTGTTCCGGGAGATCGTGGAGAAAATTCTCACCCTGCCGCCGGAATAA
- a CDS encoding peptidase U32 family protein: protein MAVPELLAPAGDLEKLQAAVIYGADAVYLGGKQFGLRERAGNFTLEEMAVGVDFAHARGVKVYVTVNIFAHNRDLDELPHYLKRLEQIGVDAVIVSDPGVLALVREITPGLPVHLSTQASTTNWMAARFWQEQGVSRIVLARELTLEEIREIRRHVTVPLEVFVHGAMCISYSGRCLLSNYMTGRDANRGDCAQACRWRYALVEEKRPGEYFPLEEGSRGTYILSSRDLCLLEYIPQLVEAGVDSLKIEGRVKSVHYVATVVSVYRQALDAYRADPARFQVQEQWLEELGKVSHREYTTGFFTGTPAKAAQGAVDSIYCRPYTFAGVVRDYDPARGLALVEQRNRFARGEELEVLLPGGQTFSFILTGLYNEEMSPIDAAPHPRQRIFLSLPRPVQPWSLLRRREEYNN, encoded by the coding sequence ATGGCTGTTCCGGAACTCCTGGCTCCGGCCGGGGATCTGGAAAAATTGCAGGCAGCCGTGATTTACGGCGCCGATGCCGTTTACCTGGGCGGGAAGCAGTTCGGCCTGCGGGAAAGGGCCGGGAACTTTACCCTGGAGGAAATGGCTGTGGGAGTGGATTTCGCCCATGCCCGGGGAGTGAAGGTTTATGTTACGGTGAACATCTTTGCCCACAACCGGGATCTTGATGAACTGCCGCATTATTTAAAACGACTGGAACAAATCGGTGTGGACGCCGTTATTGTCTCCGACCCAGGGGTGCTGGCCCTGGTGCGGGAAATAACCCCCGGATTACCGGTACACCTGAGCACCCAGGCCAGTACCACCAACTGGATGGCCGCCCGTTTCTGGCAGGAGCAGGGGGTGTCCCGGATTGTCCTGGCCCGGGAGCTTACCCTGGAGGAAATCCGGGAAATCCGCCGGCACGTGACGGTGCCTTTGGAAGTATTCGTCCACGGAGCCATGTGTATATCCTATTCGGGACGCTGCCTGTTGAGCAACTACATGACCGGCCGGGATGCCAACCGGGGGGACTGTGCCCAGGCCTGCCGCTGGCGCTACGCCCTGGTGGAAGAAAAGCGGCCGGGGGAGTACTTTCCCCTGGAGGAGGGTTCCCGGGGCACCTATATTTTAAGTTCCCGGGATCTCTGTCTTTTGGAATATATACCCCAGCTGGTGGAGGCGGGAGTTGACAGTTTAAAAATCGAGGGCCGGGTGAAAAGTGTGCACTACGTGGCTACCGTGGTCAGCGTCTACCGCCAGGCCCTGGATGCCTACCGGGCGGATCCGGCCCGCTTTCAGGTTCAGGAGCAGTGGCTGGAAGAGTTGGGCAAGGTCAGCCACCGGGAATACACCACCGGTTTTTTCACCGGTACGCCGGCAAAAGCGGCCCAGGGTGCGGTGGACTCCATTTACTGCCGGCCTTATACTTTTGCCGGTGTGGTACGGGATTATGACCCCGCCAGGGGACTGGCCCTGGTGGAACAACGGAACCGTTTTGCCCGGGGTGAAGAACTGGAGGTGCTGCTTCCCGGCGGGCAGACGTTCTCCTTTATATTGACCGGTTTATACAACGAAGAAATGAGCCCCATTGATGCGGCACCCCATCCCCGGCAAAGGATTTTTCTCTCCCTGCCCCGGCCCGTTCAGCCCTGGAGCCTTTTGCGCCGCCGGGAAGAGTATAATAATTAG
- the mltG gene encoding endolytic transglycosylase MltG, producing the protein MKDLQSVFKQKEKKQLLAGGIALLGLFVLIYILGMLSPVASGQGQSVNITVPRFASSSNIGRILHEQGLVHSAWFFNLYTRLKGVDGKLKAGRYTFSTAQSLPEIVNELVKGPDEGRVFTIPEGFNLKQIAELLEREGLVTRQDFLAAAAGDRFDYPFLQGLPPGPNRLEGYLFPDTYRVGSNIRAHEVIDLMLSRFDRKLKEMDYYRKVKAAGLTLHQAVIIASMVEREARVDRERPLIAGVIFNRLKRDMPLQIDATVQYALGSHRAKLYYKDLEVDSPYNTYLIRGLPPGPIACPGEASLLAAVQPVKTSYLYYVARPDGTHAFASTLDEHNANKRRYIR; encoded by the coding sequence ATGAAAGACTTGCAAAGTGTCTTCAAACAAAAGGAAAAAAAGCAGTTGCTGGCCGGGGGTATAGCCCTTTTGGGGCTTTTTGTACTCATTTACATTTTGGGAATGCTATCCCCGGTGGCCTCCGGCCAGGGTCAGTCCGTAAACATAACCGTTCCCCGGTTTGCTTCCAGCAGTAACATCGGACGTATTCTTCATGAACAGGGACTGGTGCACAGTGCCTGGTTTTTTAACCTTTATACCCGGCTAAAAGGTGTTGACGGCAAGCTCAAAGCGGGTCGTTACACTTTCTCTACCGCCCAGTCCCTGCCGGAGATTGTCAACGAACTGGTTAAAGGACCTGATGAGGGGCGTGTTTTTACCATTCCCGAAGGATTTAACCTGAAACAAATAGCCGAACTGCTGGAAAGGGAGGGGCTGGTAACCCGGCAGGATTTCCTGGCTGCTGCCGCCGGGGACAGGTTTGACTACCCCTTTTTGCAGGGGCTCCCCCCGGGACCCAACCGGCTGGAGGGGTATCTTTTTCCTGATACCTACCGGGTGGGAAGCAACATCCGCGCCCATGAAGTCATCGACCTCATGTTATCCCGTTTTGACCGGAAGTTGAAGGAAATGGATTATTACCGGAAGGTTAAGGCAGCAGGCTTAACCCTGCACCAGGCGGTGATCATAGCTTCCATGGTGGAGCGGGAGGCCCGGGTGGACCGGGAGCGCCCGTTAATAGCCGGAGTTATTTTTAACCGCTTAAAGCGGGACATGCCTTTACAGATCGATGCCACGGTACAGTATGCCCTGGGCAGTCACAGGGCAAAACTGTACTATAAGGACCTGGAGGTGGATTCCCCCTATAACACATACCTGATCAGGGGTCTTCCTCCAGGCCCCATAGCCTGTCCGGGGGAAGCCTCCCTGCTGGCCGCCGTGCAGCCGGTCAAGACCAGTTACCTGTATTATGTGGCCAGACCCGACGGTACCCATGCTTTTGCCAGTACCCTGGACGAGCATAACGCCAATAAGCGAAGATACATACGCTAG